The following proteins come from a genomic window of Alosa sapidissima isolate fAloSap1 chromosome 20, fAloSap1.pri, whole genome shotgun sequence:
- the LOC121694930 gene encoding LOW QUALITY PROTEIN: alpha-(1,3)-fucosyltransferase 7-like (The sequence of the model RefSeq protein was modified relative to this genomic sequence to represent the inferred CDS: inserted 4 bases in 3 codons): MKLVEAVLDWRLKSFISPPVNATNIMILVWHWPFGYSTQLNPNICSETYNIPNCVLVNNHSWFHRADFVVFHNRELITGRRRLPTDRPRPHYQHWVWFSMESPKNNGNLRPFXGYFNYTMSYNRDANFYIPYGRLVPKNPVKGVTVDDFIPXNKSSLACWVVSNFSPRHNRTSVYNKLKKVIQVDVYVYXKRLSQSSLLPTISRCYFYLSFENSQFNDYITEKFWRNALSGGTVPVVFGEPRAHYEAVAPKGSFIHADDFSSVEELGKFLKDLAEDKERYASYFTWHLNYTV; this comes from the exons ATGAAACTGGTAGAAGCAGTGCTAGACTGG AGGCTAAAGTCATTCATCAGTCCTCCTGTCAATGCTACCAATATCATGATTCTGGTGTGGCACTGGCCCTTTGGCTATTCCACCCAACTAAACCCCAACATCTGCAGCGAGACCTACAACATTCCCAACTGCGTCCTCGTGAACAATCACTCTTGGTTCCACAGGGCCGACTTTGTAGTCTTCCACAACCGGGAGCTGATCACAGGCAGACGGAGGCTGCCGACAGATCGCCCACGGCCCCACTATCAGCATTGGGTCTGGTTCTCGATGGAGAGCCCTAAGAACAATGGGAACTTGAGACCCT GCGGGTACTTCAACTACACCATGTCCTACAACCGGGATGCCAATTTCTACATACCATATGGAAGGCTTGTGCCAAAGAATCCGGTGAAGGGTGTGACAGTTGATGATTTCATAC AAAATAAGTCTTCACTGGCATGTTGGGTTGTGAGCAACTTTTCACCCAGACATAATAGAACATCTGTGTACAATAAGCTTAAGAAAGTAATTCAAGTGGATGTATACGTTTA AAAGCGTCTGAGTCAAAGCAGTCTGCTCCCCACAATCTCCCGTTGCTACTTCTACCTGTCTTTTGAGAACTCTCAGTTCAATGACTACATCACTGAGAAGTTCTGGAGGAATGCCCTGTCGGGTGGCACCGTGCCAGTGGTTTTTGGGGAGCCCAGGGCGCACTACGAGGCGGTAGCACCAAAAGGGTCTTTCATCCACGCGGACGACTTCAGTTCTGTGGAGGAACTGGGAAAGTTCCTGAAGGACCTGGCCGAGGATAAAGAACGCTACGCCTCATACTTTACCTGGCACCTGAATTACACCGTTTAG